ACTTAAATAAGGCCCGGGCTAAAATGGTCAGGGAGCAGCTTATTCCCCGGGGGATCAATGATCTAAGGGTATTAGCGGCCATGGGCAAGGTTCCCAGACACCTGTTTATGGAAGAAGCCCTTTGGGGAGAGGCCTATAACGATTATCCGGTCCCTATCGGAGACCGGCA
The genomic region above belongs to Deltaproteobacteria bacterium and contains:
- a CDS encoding protein-L-isoaspartate O-methyltransferase, whose translation is MIDLNKARAKMVREQLIPRGINDLRVLAAMGKVPRHLFMEEALWGEAYNDYPVPIGDR